The following DNA comes from Leifsonia sp. 1010.
CGACTGCAGGACGGCAGCTGGGTGCTGGTCGCCACCGACATTCTCACGGGTGGTGACTTCTTCGCCGCGAATCCTGCGATCCACGTGTGGACCTCACCGGACCTCGTCCACTGGTCGTCTGACCGGATGCTGACTGTCAACGCAGTGAACACGCAGTCCTACTCCTGGGCACCCGAGGTGTTCTGGGACGCCGACCGCAAGCAGTACGGAATTCTGTTCAGCGGCATCCCTAACGGCTCTTCGGTGTCGAAAATCCTCGTCTCGTACACCAGCGACTTCGTCACCGCTTCCTCTCCGCAGGTGTTCTTCGACAACAACGGCCAGGGGAACATCATCGATGCCGACATGATCACCGGCGTCAACGGCGTGAACTACCTCTACTACCGCGGCTCTGACGCCACCCTGCGCGGGGCGAAGTCGACCAGCCTGAACCCGGGATCCTTCACCGAATACGTCACCGCTCCCCCGCAGGGCCAGTGCGTGGAAGCGCCGACGGTGGTGCGCTCCCTGACTAATCCCAACACCTGGTGGCTGTGGGGCGACAACTACTGCCCGAACAACACATTCGATGTCTGGCAGGGCGACATCGCCAGCGGCAACTGGACCGCGGTCAGCAAGGCGAACTACACCGCCCCGCTGGGCTCCAAGCACAACACGATTCAGCCGATCACCTCGACCGAGTACAACGCACTGATCAGCACGTACGGCACCACGTCGACGATGCGGCTGAAATCCTGGGACTACCCCGGCCGGTACGTGCGCCACCAGAACGGGGTCGGCCGCATCGATCCGTTGCCTTTCGACCCGCAAGCCGACTCGCAGTGGAAGGTCGTCCCCGGCCTCGCCGACTCCACCGATGTCTCATTCGAGTCGGTCAACTACCCCGGCTCCTACCTCCGGCACTCGAACTTCGACCTGGTGCTGAATGTCGACGACAACTCCGCCCAGTTCGCCGCCGACGCGACTTTCAAGAAGGTCCCCGGCCTGGCCAACTCGGCGTGGAGCTCGTTCCAGTCGTACAACTACCCCGGCCGGTACATCCGCCACTACAACTACGTCCTCGAGCTGCAGCCGATCGCCACAGCTCTCGACCAAGCCGATGCGACGTTCCACGTCGCTCCCTGATCGCGTGCCGGAGGGGGAGCCCCCGCCTCCCTCCGGCACGTTCCACCCGGCGCACCGATGCACCGGTGACCCTCCCCGACCACGGAGAAAGGCACAGCTGTGAAAGGCATATGGAAACGGCGGGCAGCAATGCTCGCCGTGGGAGCGGTGGCCGCCTTGGCCCTCCCGCTCGCCACCACGACCGCCGCGCAAGCGGCATGCACCACCTACTACGTGTCCCCCACAGGCAGCGACAGCAACACCGGCTGCAGCACGACAACACCATGGAAGACGCTGGCCAAGCTCAACGGCACCACGTTCGCCGCCGGCAACCAGATCCTGTTCCAGAAGGGCGGAAGCTGGAGCGGACAGCTCACTCCCCAAGGTTCCGGAGCCTCGGGAAACCCGATCGTCATCTCCTCCTACGGCACCGGAGCCGCACCGCTCCTCGCCGGCGGAGGCGTCTCAGCGACCGTCTACCTGCACAACCAGCACGACTGGACGATCCAGAACCTCGAGATCACCAACACCGCAACGGGCAATGCCGCCCGCGCCGGGTTCCTGGCGGACAACGACACCGCGGGAACCCTCCACGGAATCCACCTGGTCAACAACCTCATCGACAAGGTGAGCGGCTACTGGCAGAACGGCGACCCGCAGCCTTCGCGCACCTCGGCGATCTCCTTCGACCAGACCGACAACAACGCAACAGCGGCGTGGGATGACGTGCTCATCTCCGGGAACACGCTGAAAGACGACGATGCGGGCGGAATCTACATCGGCTCGGCCATCGGCCTGAACCACAACATCAACTCCACCAACATCGTCATCCAGAACAACACGATCACGAATGCAGGGGGCAACTCCATCGTTTGCGTGTTCTGCTCGGCGCCGCTCATCCAGTCGAACGTCGTGACGGACAGCGGCTACCGGTTCTCGGGCGCCGCGATCTGGGGCGGCTGGACCAACAACGCCGTGCTGCAATACAACGAGGTGGCTCGCAACTGGAGGGCGCTGTACGACGGCGAAGCCTTCGATATCGACAACAACAACACGAACTGGACGCTGCAGTACAACTACACGCACGACAACCCGTGGGGCTCGCTCGAGTTCTGCTGCTCCTCCACGTTCGGCGCCCTGGGTACCACCACGATCCGCTACAACATCAGCCAGAACGACGGAGCATCGAACGCCGTGTGGGCGACCCTGCAGGGCATCGCCAGCGGCGGCACGGCCAACTTCTACAACAACACCGTGTACATGGCTGCGGGTGACAACGGGGACGTGACCAACGGGACGCCTCCGGGGAACGTGAACTTCACCAACAACCTGATCGTCAAGCACGGGACGGGCGGCTACCAGACGACGAACACCACCTGGTCGCACAACCTGTTCTACGGCCAGCACCCGGCGAGCGAGCCGACGGACAGTGCGAAGATCACCGCCGACCCGCTCCTACTGAACCCGGGCGGTGCCGGCGAGGGACGCTCCTCCGCCTCCGTCTATCAGCTGCGCACCGGCTCTCCGGCGATCGGCGCGGGAGCGGTGATCTCCGGCAACGGCGGCGCCGACTACTTCGGCAACGCTGTCTCCGCGACGGCCGCCCCGAACATCGGCGCGTACAACGGAGCCGGGGTCTCCGCGCTCACTCCTACGGCCGGCGCGTACTGGCGGTTCGACGAGAGCACCGGGACCACCGCGAACGACACCTCCGGTCACGCGAACCCGGCCACCCTCCAAGCGGGAGCGTCGTGGACGACGTCCGCGCAG
Coding sequences within:
- a CDS encoding LamG-like jellyroll fold domain-containing protein, with protein sequence MLAVGAVAALALPLATTTAAQAACTTYYVSPTGSDSNTGCSTTTPWKTLAKLNGTTFAAGNQILFQKGGSWSGQLTPQGSGASGNPIVISSYGTGAAPLLAGGGVSATVYLHNQHDWTIQNLEITNTATGNAARAGFLADNDTAGTLHGIHLVNNLIDKVSGYWQNGDPQPSRTSAISFDQTDNNATAAWDDVLISGNTLKDDDAGGIYIGSAIGLNHNINSTNIVIQNNTITNAGGNSIVCVFCSAPLIQSNVVTDSGYRFSGAAIWGGWTNNAVLQYNEVARNWRALYDGEAFDIDNNNTNWTLQYNYTHDNPWGSLEFCCSSTFGALGTTTIRYNISQNDGASNAVWATLQGIASGGTANFYNNTVYMAAGDNGDVTNGTPPGNVNFTNNLIVKHGTGGYQTTNTTWSHNLFYGQHPASEPTDSAKITADPLLLNPGGAGEGRSSASVYQLRTGSPAIGAGAVISGNGGADYFGNAVSATAAPNIGAYNGAGVSALTPTAGAYWRFDESTGTTANDTSGHANPATLQAGASWTTSAQMGAGAVSLNGTSTGYVDASAPAVDTSASYTIGAWVKPSSLTGNQTYVSIDGTTVSPFYLQLEGGKYVFTVRSADSTSSTYAQVFGPSATVGTWAHVIGEYDATAHVIKLYVNGVLQGSTAWSSGWKATGHTKIGQAKWNGAPVDFANAVVDDVHAIPGTVTDREAFALGTGATAYFELDEGAGSTFNDVTSGVPTGHLESGAAWAGSGKIGSNALSFPGRPGAYAETPVSAVDTGKSFAVGAWVNLNSTAGNQTFASMSGFNISPFYLQLSGGKFAFTMRSADDTNSTATSVSATSTASTSTWYHVLGMYDQGAGTISLYVNGVLQGSTSYTTPWTSIGATVLGGAEWALSPVDPVNGTIDDVHFYNKVLNASQISTLAAP
- a CDS encoding glycoside hydrolase family 43 protein — protein: MDLAHHGGLRLAAFAVFAAALTAIGVTAPAALPARAATVNADYVMAYFVESPNGSGDSNTVHLAVSRDGLEWTPLHENQPILVPTAGTKGIRDPYVYRLQDGSWVLVATDILTGGDFFAANPAIHVWTSPDLVHWSSDRMLTVNAVNTQSYSWAPEVFWDADRKQYGILFSGIPNGSSVSKILVSYTSDFVTASSPQVFFDNNGQGNIIDADMITGVNGVNYLYYRGSDATLRGAKSTSLNPGSFTEYVTAPPQGQCVEAPTVVRSLTNPNTWWLWGDNYCPNNTFDVWQGDIASGNWTAVSKANYTAPLGSKHNTIQPITSTEYNALISTYGTTSTMRLKSWDYPGRYVRHQNGVGRIDPLPFDPQADSQWKVVPGLADSTDVSFESVNYPGSYLRHSNFDLVLNVDDNSAQFAADATFKKVPGLANSAWSSFQSYNYPGRYIRHYNYVLELQPIATALDQADATFHVAP